Proteins co-encoded in one Dendropsophus ebraccatus isolate aDenEbr1 chromosome 9, aDenEbr1.pat, whole genome shotgun sequence genomic window:
- the ARPC1A gene encoding actin-related protein 2/3 complex subunit 1A, producing the protein MSLHQFLLEPISCHAWNKDRTQIALSPNNHEVHIYKQNGNQWVKVHELKEHNGHITGIDWAPKSDRIVTCGADRNAYVWSQKDGVWKPTLVILRINRAATFVKWSPTENKFAVGSGARLISVCYFESENDWWVSKHIKKPIRSTVLSLDWHPNNVLLAAGSCDFKTRVFSAYIKEVDEKPASTPWGSKMPFGQLMSEFGGAGSGGWVHSVSFSASGNRLAWVSHDSIVSVVDASKNMSVSQLKTEFLPLLSVTFVSENSVIAAGHDCCPMLFTYDDHGSLTFVSKLDIPKQSTQRNISAMERFRNMDKRATTEDRNTALETLHQNSITQVSIYDGDKSDCRKFCTTGIDGAMTIWDFKTLESYIQGLRIM; encoded by the exons ATGTCTCTTCACCAGTTCTTGCTAGAACCCATCAGCTGCCATGCTTGGAATAAAGATCGTACTC AAATTGCATTAAGTCCTAATAACCACGAGGTTCATATCTACAAACAAAACGGAAACCAGTGGGTGAAAGTTCATGAGTTAAAAGAGCATAATGGTCACATTACAG GCATTGACTGGGCTCCTAAAAGTGACCGTATAGTGACCTGTGGAGCAGATCGTAATGCATATGTGTGGAGCCAGAAGGATGGAGTGTGGAAACCGACACTTGTCATCCTACGTATAAACCGGGCAGCAACTTTTGTCAAATGGTCTCCCACGGAGAATAAGTTTGCTGTTGGAAGTGGAGCAAGACTCATATCTGTGTGTTACTTTGAGTCAGAAAATGACTG GTGGGTGAGTAAACACATCAAGAAGCCGATCCGTTCCACTGTGCTGAGCCTTGACTGGCACCCCAATAATGTGCTTCTAGCCGCTGGATCTTGTGACTTTAAGACCAG GGTGTTTTCTGCATACATCAAGGAGGTGGATGAGAAGCCTGCTAGTACGCCATGGGGTTCAAAAATGCCTTTTGGTCAGCTAATGTCAGAATTTGGAGGAGCTGGCAGTGgtggctgggttcacagtgtCAGCTTTTCTGCTAGTGGAAATCGCTTGGCTTGGGTCAGCCATGACAGCATTGTGTCTGTAGTTGATGCATCGAAAAACATGAG TGTTTCCCAGCTTAAGACTGAGTTCTTACCTCTTCTGAGTGTCACCTTTGTATCAGAGAACAGTGTCATTGCCGCT GGGCATGATTGCTGTCCCATGCTTTTCACCTATGATGACCATGGCTCTTTGACGTTTGTTTCAAAACTGGACATTCCCAAGCAAAGCACTCAGCGAAATATATCGGCTATGGAGCGCTTTAGAAACATGGATAAGAGAGCGACCACAGAAGACCGCAATACTGCCCTGGAGACTCTTCACCAGAACAGCATAAC CCAGGTGTCCATTTATGATGGGGATAAATCTGACTGCCGCAAGTTTTGTACCACAGGCATTGATGGTGCTATGACTATTTGGGACTTTAAG